The Pocillopora verrucosa isolate sample1 chromosome 14, ASM3666991v2, whole genome shotgun sequence genome has a segment encoding these proteins:
- the LOC136277987 gene encoding uncharacterized protein isoform X4 gives MRSYSRYVIHGGITLKWPANMTFLLCGLVFTLILIQVPMATAGDVCNDSAITVTVNTGTDARLFYNRSNLENGKYFLGYRAYALSSLFAFINKTESVGTCTEPVMEICSNGKAKFMGWNKTLLMIKIVNVAVNDSGKYKVVALFSDKHYNPKTEKCLQVHHLNVSETETTTSPTSQWTQVHSPSSSSANSISTRALRAYDNLAWIITTVTIAVVMSVNPSTG, from the exons ATGCGGAGCTATTCTCGATACGTGATCCACGGCGGAATTACTCTGAAGTGGCCGGCCAACATGACGTTTCTCTTATGCGGTTTGGTTTTTACTCTAATACTGATTCAAG TTCCGATGGCAACTGCAGGAGATGTCTGTAATGATTCTGCCATTACAGTTACAGTCAATACTGGAACGGATGCAAGACTCTTTTACAACAGATCGAATCTTgagaatggaaaatattttcttggctATCGTGCATACGCACTTTCGTCCTTATTCGCATTCATAAACAAAACTGAATCGGTAGGCACATGTACTGAACCAGTGATGGAGATTTGTTCGAACGGAAAGGCAAAATTCATGGGATGGAACAAAACCCTCTTGATGATAAAAATCGTCAATGTCGCTGTCAATGATAGTGGAAAGTACAAAGTCGTGGCCTTGTTCTCAGATAAACATTATAATCCGAAAACAGAGAAATGCTTACAAGTACACCATCTGAATGTATCAG AAACAGAAACCACTACAAGTCCAACTTCTCAGTGGACTCAAGTCCACAGCCCCAGCAGCAGCTCAG ccaACAGCATTTCAACAAGGGCCTTACGAGCCTACGACAATCTTGCGTGGATAATAACAACTGTTACTATAGCTGTCGTCATGAGTGTAAATCCCAGTACTGGGTAA
- the LOC136277987 gene encoding uncharacterized protein isoform X1: MMTPSLLSVFDLVLLCTLVSIHAKVYPSMISAPDKSIKAFIGDTVSFRWHYNSGDLKNDLFEVVFGTLESPGFLKTKLIVVNSSGFASTRSSYKSSVGWAGNLTSSIAVFELYNVKLEDGKTYGLVVEYGLQYAPLTGSVQLQVESRHTGPPETATPPQRNVTTAARATNTGSPDTSKESTVAVPKKLSEESFFKLVVSSGIILCVAITLGFGYWFHRKRNKCVADNFKSNRRKVFCVSVLGGSCYENSKV; encoded by the exons ATGATGACTCCATCGCTGCTTTCAGTTTTTGATCTTGTGTTATTGTGCACCTTAG TGTCCATTCATGCTAAAGTTTATCCAAGTATGATCTCTGCTCCGGATAAGTCAATAAAAGCCTTCATTGGTGACACTGTGTCATTTAGGTGGCACTACAATTCAGGAGATCTAAAAAATGATCTCTTCGAGGTGGTGTTTGGGACTTTGGAGAGTCCTGGGTTCCTGAAAACAAAGTTGATAGTTGTCAACTCCAGTGGTTTTGCCTCAACAAGGTCCTCATATAAGTCATCTGTGGGTTGGGCAGGGAACTTGACATCCTCCATCGCAGTGTTTGAGCTTTACAATGTAAAACTTGAAGATGGCAAGACGTATGGACTAGTGGTGGAATATGGACTACAGTATGCCCCGTTGACAGGCTCGGTCCAGCTTCAAGTTGAGTCCAGAC ACACAGGTCCACCAGAAACCGCTACTCCACCACAGAGAAATGTCACCACAGCTGCAAGAGCTACAAATACAGGGTCTCCAGATACGTCGAAAG AGTCTACCGTTGCAgtgccaaaaaaattatcagaagaATCCTTCTTTAAATTGGTGGTGTCAAGTGGAATCATCTTATGCGTTGCGATAACACTCGGTTTTGGCTATTGGTTTCAtagaaagagaaataaatgtgTCGCAGATAATTTCAAAAGCAACCGCCGAAAGGTATTTTGTGTTTCAGTCCTGGGAGGTTCATGCTATGAAAATTCGAAGGTCTAA
- the LOC136277987 gene encoding uncharacterized protein isoform X2, with product MKSFPPSILSVLVLCLTVSIHAKVYPSMISAPDKSIKAFIGDTVSFRWHYNSGDLKNDLFEVVFGTLESPGFLKTKLIVVNSSGFASTRSSYKSSVGWAGNLTSSIAVFELYNVKLEDGKTYGLVVEYGLQYAPLTGSVQLQVESRHTGPPETATPPQRNVTTAARATNTGSPDTSKESTVAVPKKLSEESFFKLVVSSGIILCVAITLGFGYWFHRKRNKCVADNFKSNRRKVFCVSVLGGSCYENSKV from the exons ATGAAATCATTTCCACCTTCGATCCTTTCTGTACTTGTTCTGTGCCTCACAG TGTCCATTCATGCTAAAGTTTATCCAAGTATGATCTCTGCTCCGGATAAGTCAATAAAAGCCTTCATTGGTGACACTGTGTCATTTAGGTGGCACTACAATTCAGGAGATCTAAAAAATGATCTCTTCGAGGTGGTGTTTGGGACTTTGGAGAGTCCTGGGTTCCTGAAAACAAAGTTGATAGTTGTCAACTCCAGTGGTTTTGCCTCAACAAGGTCCTCATATAAGTCATCTGTGGGTTGGGCAGGGAACTTGACATCCTCCATCGCAGTGTTTGAGCTTTACAATGTAAAACTTGAAGATGGCAAGACGTATGGACTAGTGGTGGAATATGGACTACAGTATGCCCCGTTGACAGGCTCGGTCCAGCTTCAAGTTGAGTCCAGAC ACACAGGTCCACCAGAAACCGCTACTCCACCACAGAGAAATGTCACCACAGCTGCAAGAGCTACAAATACAGGGTCTCCAGATACGTCGAAAG AGTCTACCGTTGCAgtgccaaaaaaattatcagaagaATCCTTCTTTAAATTGGTGGTGTCAAGTGGAATCATCTTATGCGTTGCGATAACACTCGGTTTTGGCTATTGGTTTCAtagaaagagaaataaatgtgTCGCAGATAATTTCAAAAGCAACCGCCGAAAGGTATTTTGTGTTTCAGTCCTGGGAGGTTCATGCTATGAAAATTCGAAGGTCTAA
- the LOC136277987 gene encoding uncharacterized protein isoform X3, producing the protein MMTPSLLSVFDLVLLCTLVSIHAKVYPSMISAPDKSIKAFIGDTVSFRWHYNSGDLKNDLFEVVFGTLESPGFLKTKLIVVNSSGFASTRSSYKSSVGWAGNLTSSIAVFELYNVKLEDGKTYGLVVEYGLQYAPLTGSVQLQVESRRPPETATPPQRNVTTAARATNTGSPDTSKESTVAVPKKLSEESFFKLVVSSGIILCVAITLGFGYWFHRKRNKCVADNFKSNRRKVFCVSVLGGSCYENSKV; encoded by the exons ATGATGACTCCATCGCTGCTTTCAGTTTTTGATCTTGTGTTATTGTGCACCTTAG TGTCCATTCATGCTAAAGTTTATCCAAGTATGATCTCTGCTCCGGATAAGTCAATAAAAGCCTTCATTGGTGACACTGTGTCATTTAGGTGGCACTACAATTCAGGAGATCTAAAAAATGATCTCTTCGAGGTGGTGTTTGGGACTTTGGAGAGTCCTGGGTTCCTGAAAACAAAGTTGATAGTTGTCAACTCCAGTGGTTTTGCCTCAACAAGGTCCTCATATAAGTCATCTGTGGGTTGGGCAGGGAACTTGACATCCTCCATCGCAGTGTTTGAGCTTTACAATGTAAAACTTGAAGATGGCAAGACGTATGGACTAGTGGTGGAATATGGACTACAGTATGCCCCGTTGACAGGCTCGGTCCAGCTTCAAGTTGAGTCCAGAC GTCCACCAGAAACCGCTACTCCACCACAGAGAAATGTCACCACAGCTGCAAGAGCTACAAATACAGGGTCTCCAGATACGTCGAAAG AGTCTACCGTTGCAgtgccaaaaaaattatcagaagaATCCTTCTTTAAATTGGTGGTGTCAAGTGGAATCATCTTATGCGTTGCGATAACACTCGGTTTTGGCTATTGGTTTCAtagaaagagaaataaatgtgTCGCAGATAATTTCAAAAGCAACCGCCGAAAGGTATTTTGTGTTTCAGTCCTGGGAGGTTCATGCTATGAAAATTCGAAGGTCTAA